One window from the genome of Pedobacter schmidteae encodes:
- a CDS encoding adenosylcobalamin-dependent ribonucleoside-diphosphate reductase: protein MKVINPTKNEVTYTVDEAYGASLDYFKGDDLAARVWVNKYALKDSYGTIYEKNPDDMHRRIAGEISRIEQRYPNPLSADEIFELIRNFKYIIPQGSPMTGIGNPYQIASLSNCFVIGNDGDSDSYGGIMKIDQEQVQLMKRRGGVGHDLSHIRPKGSPVKNSALTSTGIVPFMERFSNSTREVAQDGRRGALMLSVAIKHPDSEDFIDAKMEQGKVTGANVSVRIDDAFMQAVQSGQPYQQQYPIHSDTPLYKKEIDPTVLWKKIVHNAWRSAEPGILFWDTIIRESVPDCYADLGYKTVSTNPCGEIPLCPYDSCRLLAINLFSYVEQPFTAKAYFNWELFKQHIHAAQRMMDDIIDLELEKIDAILQKIDEDPEGDELKRTEKNLWLNIQTKANEGRRTGIGITAEGDMLAALGLRYGSDEGSAFAVEIHKTIAIEAYRASVTAAKERGAFAIFDAEREKNNPFIQRLKEADAQLYYEMLEYGRRNIALLTIAPTGTTSLMSQTSSGIEPVFMPVYKRRRKVNPNDKDVRVDFVDEVGDSWEEYVVFHHRFKQWMEVNGHDLTKNYTQGELDELVALSPYYKSTSNDVDYLKKVRMQGDIQKWIDHSISVTINMPADVTEEVVGELYMEAWKSGCKGVTVYRDGSRSGVLIANTETKPAAETNEALLAFPTTRPTVLEADVVRFQNSKDKWIAFIGLIDGKPYEIFTGFADDEDGILIPRWVNDGVIIKSRDADGGSRYDFQYKNKRGHKTTIEGLSYKFNPEYWNYAKLISSTLRHGMAIEKVVDLINSLQLDEAINTWKNGVARALKRYVPDGTEARKQQCQNCNSTNLHYQEGCLTCKDCGSSKCG from the coding sequence ATGAAAGTTATCAATCCAACAAAAAATGAAGTCACATATACTGTAGATGAGGCATATGGAGCCTCATTGGATTATTTTAAAGGCGATGATCTGGCCGCACGTGTCTGGGTCAATAAATACGCACTCAAAGATTCGTACGGAACCATTTACGAAAAAAATCCTGATGATATGCACCGGAGGATTGCCGGTGAAATTTCAAGGATTGAACAGCGTTACCCTAATCCGCTGTCGGCCGATGAGATTTTTGAACTGATCCGCAATTTTAAATACATCATTCCGCAGGGAAGCCCAATGACCGGTATTGGCAATCCTTATCAGATAGCCTCGCTGTCTAACTGTTTTGTAATTGGAAATGACGGCGATTCTGATTCGTATGGCGGGATCATGAAGATAGATCAGGAGCAGGTGCAACTGATGAAAAGACGTGGTGGTGTGGGGCATGACCTTTCACATATCCGTCCCAAAGGTTCGCCGGTCAAAAATTCAGCTTTAACCTCAACAGGTATTGTGCCTTTTATGGAACGCTTTTCCAATTCTACACGCGAGGTGGCGCAGGATGGAAGAAGAGGTGCCCTGATGCTTTCGGTAGCCATTAAACATCCCGACTCGGAAGATTTTATAGATGCTAAAATGGAGCAGGGCAAGGTTACCGGGGCCAATGTTTCGGTGCGGATTGATGATGCCTTTATGCAGGCCGTGCAATCCGGACAGCCTTACCAGCAACAATATCCTATACATAGCGACACGCCGCTATATAAAAAAGAAATTGACCCTACCGTCCTGTGGAAAAAGATTGTGCATAATGCCTGGCGCTCGGCCGAGCCCGGAATCTTGTTTTGGGATACCATCATCCGTGAGTCGGTGCCAGATTGTTATGCCGACCTGGGCTATAAAACGGTTTCGACCAACCCATGTGGCGAAATACCACTTTGCCCCTACGATTCCTGCCGTTTGCTGGCTATCAACCTGTTCTCGTATGTAGAACAGCCTTTTACTGCCAAAGCCTATTTTAACTGGGAGCTGTTTAAACAGCATATCCATGCTGCCCAGCGTATGATGGACGATATCATTGACCTGGAATTGGAAAAAATTGATGCCATCCTGCAAAAAATAGACGAAGATCCGGAGGGGGATGAATTGAAAAGAACTGAAAAAAATCTTTGGTTAAACATCCAGACCAAAGCCAATGAAGGCAGAAGAACCGGAATAGGCATTACCGCCGAAGGGGATATGTTGGCGGCCCTGGGCTTGCGTTATGGAAGTGACGAAGGTTCGGCATTTGCTGTTGAAATTCATAAAACCATTGCCATTGAAGCTTACCGTGCTTCGGTAACTGCGGCAAAGGAAAGAGGTGCTTTTGCTATTTTCGATGCCGAGCGCGAAAAAAATAATCCTTTTATCCAGCGTTTGAAAGAGGCAGATGCCCAGCTGTATTATGAAATGCTGGAATATGGCAGAAGAAACATCGCCTTGCTGACCATTGCGCCAACCGGTACCACCAGTCTGATGTCGCAAACCAGTTCGGGTATTGAACCGGTATTTATGCCGGTATACAAAAGAAGGAGAAAAGTAAATCCTAACGATAAAGATGTACGTGTTGATTTTGTAGATGAAGTAGGCGATTCGTGGGAAGAATATGTGGTGTTTCACCATCGCTTTAAACAATGGATGGAAGTAAATGGGCATGACCTGACCAAAAATTATACGCAAGGCGAGCTGGACGAATTAGTAGCGCTGTCGCCTTATTATAAATCGACCTCAAATGATGTGGATTACCTGAAAAAAGTGAGGATGCAGGGTGATATTCAGAAATGGATAGATCATTCTATCAGCGTAACCATCAACATGCCGGCCGATGTAACAGAAGAAGTAGTGGGCGAATTGTATATGGAGGCCTGGAAATCGGGCTGTAAGGGAGTAACCGTGTATCGTGATGGCTCGCGTTCGGGGGTATTGATTGCCAATACCGAAACCAAACCTGCTGCCGAAACCAACGAAGCCCTGCTGGCTTTTCCTACCACAAGACCTACCGTTCTGGAGGCTGATGTGGTGCGTTTCCAGAATAGCAAAGACAAATGGATTGCCTTTATTGGCCTGATAGATGGAAAACCTTATGAAATTTTTACAGGTTTTGCCGACGATGAAGATGGTATCCTGATCCCGAGATGGGTAAATGACGGGGTGATCATCAAAAGCCGTGATGCGGATGGTGGTTCGAGATATGATTTTCAGTATAAAAATAAACGTGGACACAAAACCACTATTGAAGGATTGTCTTATAAGTTTAATCCCGAATACTGGAATTATGCCAAGTTGATTTCTAGTACGTTGAGGCATGGTATGGCCATAGAAAAGGTGGTTGACCTGATCAATAGTCTGCAATTGGATGAAGCCATCAATACCTGGAAAAATGGGGTGGCCCGTGCATTGAAACGTTATGTGCCCGATGGAACGGAAGCCAGAAAGCAACAATGTCAAAATTGTAATTCAACAAACCTGCATTACCAGGAAGGCTGCCTGACCTGTAAAGACTGCGGCTCTTCAAAATGCGGATAA
- a CDS encoding Na+/H+ antiporter, producing the protein MLHQFPFYLAIIFVIVFLVMLANKIKVAYPILLVLAGLAISFIPGVPPIRIDPELIFIIFLPPLLYEAAWSTSWKELWRWRRIIGSFAFLIVFLTAFAVALISNHFIPGFTLALGFLLGGIVSPPDAVSVGAILKFVKVPKRLAAILEGESLLNDASSLIVFRFALVAVGTGQFVMQEAVLSFGWMILGGAGAGVLIGYLFFQLHKTFPTDVNMDIVLTIVAPYVMYIGAEELHCSGVLSVVCGGLFLARRNHLFLSSSSRLRAINVWESLVFVLNGLVFIFIGLDLPEIVGGLEGVNLSTAIGYGVLITGVLMAGRILSAYGAVVFTFLVRNFITVAEARSPGIKGPFLLGWAGMRGVVSLAAALSIPVHLDSGVPFPQRNLILFITFVVILLTLVLQGLTLPYFIRKFHLPEYDHPLSDEESYHQIYKQLAKQSLEHLETNFSAELRAQPVLQRIAHKWRDNDVLIDDASMASECKEVYLKILDQQREWLRTWNKAHDVNEDVIRRHQRRLDIEEEKMLFL; encoded by the coding sequence ATGCTGCATCAATTTCCATTTTACCTGGCCATCATTTTTGTGATTGTTTTTTTAGTTATGCTGGCCAATAAAATTAAGGTGGCTTATCCCATACTTTTGGTACTGGCCGGTTTGGCCATTAGTTTTATTCCTGGCGTACCGCCCATCCGTATAGATCCGGAATTGATTTTTATTATTTTTCTTCCACCACTTTTATATGAAGCGGCATGGTCTACCTCATGGAAAGAGCTGTGGCGGTGGCGCCGGATCATTGGCAGCTTTGCATTTTTGATTGTATTCCTTACCGCATTTGCCGTAGCTCTCATATCCAATCATTTTATTCCCGGCTTTACCCTGGCCTTGGGTTTTTTGCTGGGCGGAATTGTTTCGCCACCGGATGCGGTGAGTGTAGGCGCGATACTGAAATTTGTGAAGGTGCCTAAGCGACTGGCAGCCATATTGGAAGGCGAAAGTCTTTTAAATGATGCTTCCAGTTTAATTGTATTCCGTTTTGCGCTTGTAGCCGTAGGAACCGGTCAGTTTGTAATGCAGGAGGCAGTACTGAGCTTTGGCTGGATGATTTTGGGCGGCGCAGGCGCAGGTGTGCTGATTGGTTATCTGTTTTTTCAGTTGCACAAAACATTTCCTACGGATGTGAATATGGATATTGTGCTCACCATTGTGGCACCTTATGTGATGTATATCGGCGCCGAGGAATTGCATTGTTCGGGCGTATTATCGGTAGTGTGTGGCGGTTTGTTCCTGGCCCGGAGAAACCATTTGTTTTTGTCCAGCAGCAGCAGGTTAAGGGCCATAAATGTATGGGAATCGTTGGTGTTTGTGCTAAACGGGCTGGTGTTTATTTTTATTGGCCTCGACCTGCCCGAAATCGTAGGAGGACTGGAAGGAGTAAACCTTTCAACAGCTATAGGCTATGGCGTACTCATCACTGGTGTGTTGATGGCAGGCCGGATTTTATCGGCTTATGGAGCAGTGGTATTTACTTTTCTTGTACGTAATTTTATTACGGTAGCCGAAGCAAGGAGTCCGGGAATAAAAGGCCCCTTTTTATTGGGCTGGGCAGGAATGAGAGGGGTAGTTTCGCTGGCAGCTGCATTGTCTATCCCGGTACACCTGGATAGTGGTGTTCCTTTTCCGCAACGCAACCTGATTTTATTCATCACTTTTGTGGTTATATTACTTACGCTGGTATTGCAAGGTTTAACCTTACCTTATTTTATCCGCAAATTTCATCTGCCCGAATATGATCATCCCTTGTCGGACGAAGAATCTTACCATCAAATATATAAACAACTGGCCAAACAAAGCCTGGAACATCTGGAAACTAATTTTTCGGCTGAGCTGAGGGCGCAGCCCGTGTTGCAGCGTATAGCACATAAATGGCGGGACAACGATGTGCTGATTGATGATGCTTCTATGGCATCGGAATGTAAAGAGGTATACCTTAAAATACTTGATCAGCAACGCGAATGGCTCCGTACCTGGAACAAAGCACATGATGTGAATGAAGATGTCATCCGCAGGCATCAGCGCCGTCTGGATATAGAGGAAGAGAAAATGCTGTTTTTATAA
- a CDS encoding FixH family protein, whose product MRTIYIITAILSIAFASCKKETTPNPSIDPTEGLIKISTGYAPGAATMVELWAQAGPSTGYNPMVIVLRDSVSNQLLPKADLKVVPLMDMNMNGMKMTHSAPAEQPSGNAVANAGFPFAAIFTMPGSEQGKWYLDVTVRQDGKVRSGTIRLPLEVKNSLAERVKTITAADGSKLSLAFLGPHKPKVGINDFELTIHRRQDMMNFPAVDDYSITMTPEMPSMGHGSPNNINPVIAKDGHYKGKVNFTMTGDWRINLELTKNGQKTTLFFDLTF is encoded by the coding sequence ATGAGAACGATATATATTATTACTGCTATTTTATCAATTGCTTTTGCCTCCTGCAAAAAAGAAACTACCCCAAATCCATCGATAGATCCTACCGAAGGGCTAATAAAAATTTCTACCGGTTATGCGCCGGGTGCTGCTACTATGGTTGAGCTGTGGGCGCAAGCCGGGCCCAGTACAGGGTATAATCCAATGGTAATTGTCCTTCGTGATTCTGTTTCAAACCAGTTACTTCCTAAGGCCGATCTGAAAGTTGTGCCGCTGATGGATATGAACATGAACGGAATGAAGATGACACATTCTGCTCCCGCTGAACAACCTTCGGGTAATGCCGTAGCAAACGCAGGCTTCCCTTTTGCTGCAATTTTTACAATGCCAGGCAGTGAGCAGGGAAAATGGTACCTGGATGTAACGGTTAGGCAGGACGGGAAAGTGCGGTCCGGTACAATCCGCTTGCCTTTGGAGGTTAAAAATTCCCTTGCCGAACGCGTGAAAACAATAACGGCTGCCGACGGCAGTAAGCTTAGCCTTGCTTTTCTGGGACCACATAAACCCAAAGTTGGTATCAATGATTTTGAACTGACCATTCACCGTCGTCAGGATATGATGAACTTTCCTGCTGTGGATGATTATTCCATCACCATGACTCCTGAAATGCCTTCTATGGGACATGGTTCGCCCAACAACATCAACCCTGTAATTGCCAAAGACGGACATTACAAAGGGAAAGTGAATTTTACGATGACCGGCGACTGGAGGATTAACCTGGAACTGACAAAGAACGGGCAAAAAACGACATTGTTTTTTGATCTAACTTTTTAA